A genomic window from Carassius gibelio isolate Cgi1373 ecotype wild population from Czech Republic chromosome A11, carGib1.2-hapl.c, whole genome shotgun sequence includes:
- the LOC128022823 gene encoding ubiquitin carboxyl-terminal hydrolase CYLD-like yields MERNEEGQECYFIVVKRSKKGLSRGSIGRADAETAAGDLIGMVYGRGGGARSSGMVKKQDTYPLTRHQAQLLLSVSPTSRRLELLYNIQLFTAICALAQDDLVVVKHKKDLQPCLVKNVIQLGKKDKPGVLQKLGFELDLVETERDILSKKSAPLPFFSAADIVQVAPSHLNTRQPLRDSGDLGLKQKTVSHINSMAGLNSHNSEKQSILLNTDVSSSIHALSHYSLEVGSMAEVISLNGQTVYGVIRWIGVPEGKKNCWAGLELDNEVATCSDGTFDTKRYFTCEGSKALYVPLTNCKPDSRFLFIPNEIPKPVEPPSVTLLEDLTEDVPPVAEQDVLSRLVGRMKGIQGHFNSCYLDATLFSLFTSSTAFNRMFNRSADTEEGISHILRWDIVNRLRRSGFVPAESVMKFRKQLGCKSFATEEKDPEEFITLLLKHVLHIEPLLKIRSHGDSAQDAYTHQIIVEKNQVRAVPSVQQLLEMSFVSSNLKFEENPSCLIVQMPRFGKKFKMFPKIIPSTELDITDILNCSPKECFLCGHLAEYECVQCLTDHKLQPGKIKQYCSTCNTQVHIHPSRKEHTPHKLTVPDHLPEDAPIQRHQMQLFAVLCIDTSHYVSFVKYGPNQRSWIFFDSMADRCGDDNNGYNVPVIRSCPEVGDFFSQSEEEISKADVSQCSELVRRLLCDSYMCLYQRTELAETFVMC; encoded by the exons ATGGAACGGAACGAGGAAGGTCAGGAGTGCTACTTTATTGTAGTGAAGAGAAGTAAGAAGGGCTTGTCTCGTGGGTCTATTGGGCGCGCGGATGCGGAGACAGCAGCAGGAGATCTCATAGGAATGGTTTATGGACGAGGTGGCGGCGCCAGGAGCAGTGGCATGGTGAAGAAGCAGGACACATACCCACTCACACGCCATCAAGCTCAGCTACTTCTGTCCGTTTCTCCTACCAGCAGGCGGCTGGAGCTCCTGTACAACATCCAGCTCTTCACTGCAATCTGTGCTCTTGCTCAGGATGATCTTGTAGTGGTCAAACACAAGAAGGACCTTCAGCCATGCCTCgtcaaaaatgtgattcaattAGGCAAGAAAGACAAACCAGGAGTCTTGCAGAAGCTTGGATTTGAGCTGGACTTAGTG GAGACTGAGCGTGATATTTTGTCGAAGAAGTCTGCCCCTCTTCCCTTCTTCAGTGCAGCTGACATTGTCCAGGTGGCTCCATCACATTTAAACACCAGGCAACCGCTGAGAGACAGTGGTGATTTGG gtttaaaacaaaaaacagtgtcTCACATCAATTCCATGGCAGGTCTCAACTCACACAATTCAGAAAAGCAAAGTATCTTATTAAACACGGATGTATCCAGCTCCATTCATGCCTTGTCCCATTATTCTTTGGAGGTGGGGTCCATGGCAGAGGTCATATCTTTGAATGGACAGACCGTGTATGGGGTGATCAGATGGATTGGAGTTCCAGAGGGAAAGAAAAATTGCTGGGCAGGACTTGAACTG GACAATGAGGTGGCAACTTGTTCAGATGGGACATTTGATACAAAGCGGTATTTCACATGTGAAGGAAGCAAAGCTTTGTATGTGCCTCTGACAAACTGCAAACCAGACAGCAGATTTCTGTTCATCCCGAATGAGATCCCGAAACCAGTTGAACCTCCCTCAG TCACACTCCTGGAAGATTTAACTGAAGATGTTCCCCCTGTTGCTGAGCAAGATGTTTTGTCTCGTCTGGTTGGCAGAATGAAGGGAATCCAAGGTCACTTCAACTCCTGCTATCTAGATGCCACTCTCTTTAG TCTCTTCACATCATCCACAGCTTTCAACAGAATGTTTAACAGATCAGCAGATACAGAGGAAGGCATTTCACACATTTTAAGATGGGACATTGTGAACCGTTTACGCAG ATCAGGCTTTGTTCCAGCAGAGAGTGTGATGAAGTTTCGTAAACAGCTGGGCTGCAAATCTTTTGCTACAGAGGAGAAAG ATCCAGAGGAGTTCATCACCCTACTACTAAAGCATGTTTTACACATAGAACCATTGCTCAAAATCAG GTCACATGGAGACTCGGCACAGGACGCCTATACGCATCAGATCATTGTAGAGAAGAATCAGGTGCGAGCTGTGCCTTCAGTTCAGCAGCTGCTTGAGATGTCTTTCGTGTCAAGCAATCTAAAGTTTGAAGAG aatCCATCTTGCCTTATAGTTCAGATGCCACGGTTTGGAAAGAAGTTCAAGATGTTCCCTAAAATCATTCCCTCGACAGAGCTGGACATCACAGACATCTTGAATTGCT CTCCCAAGGAATGTTTTCTGTGTGGTCATCTTGCAGAATATGAGTGTGTCCAGTGCCTGACGGACCATAAGCTCCAACCAGGCAAAATTAAGCAATATTGCTCCACCTGCAACACACAG GTTCACATTCATCCCTCCCGAAAGGAACATACACCTCACAAACTTACAGTTCCAGATCATCTTCCTGAAGATGCACCTATACAGAGGCACCAGATGCAGCTGTTTGCAGTCCTCTGTATAGACACCAGCCATTATGTGTCTTTTGTTAAATATGGGCCTAACCAACGGTCCTGGATCTTTTTCGACAGCATGGCTGACCGATGCG GTGATGATAACAATGGCTACAATGTTCCCGTGATCAGGTCTTGTCCTGAGGTCGGAGACTTCTTTTCCCAATCTGAAGAGGAAATATCCAAAGCAGATGTGAGTCAGTGCAGTGAGCTGGTGCGCCGACTGCTGTGTGATTCATACATGTGTCTATATCAGAGAACAGAGCTAGCAGAGACATTTGTGATGTGTTAA